Proteins encoded together in one Variovorax paradoxus EPS window:
- a CDS encoding efflux transporter outer membrane subunit, with product MRRTSLSRFPLRALACAAMASAVLSGCINLAPAYETPASPVPQALPSGGLATATPLDVSWRDFFVDKQLQGVIELALANNRDLRVAALNIERARAQYGIARAGLFPTVEAGAGGSRSRTPGSLSTSGEARISSQYSADLGMTAYELDLFGRVRNLSESALQSYFQTEETRRSTQISLVASVATAWLQLAADEQRLALARSTLESQRKSYDLIQRSHALGSQSGLALAQSQSTVEAARADAAAFDSLVEQDRNALTLLVGTTPPAELLPTTATTEAAQLLVPPAGLSSSVLQQRPDVRAAEHALRASNADIGAARAAFFPRIALTASAGTASSTLSGLFTSGSKAWSFAPSVSVPIFDGGANRSNLKVAEAQQKIQLATYEKTVQTAFREVADALAERRTLAERLDAQRSLLGATSRSFELSQSLFRSGATSFLDVLDAQRAHYAAQQTLIGLQLTEQTNRLTIYRTLGGGWSEGADGNG from the coding sequence ATGCGGCGCACATCCCTCTCCCGCTTTCCGCTGCGCGCACTGGCCTGCGCGGCCATGGCTTCGGCCGTGCTCTCGGGCTGCATCAACCTCGCGCCGGCGTACGAAACACCGGCCTCGCCGGTGCCGCAGGCCTTGCCTTCGGGCGGCCTCGCCACGGCCACGCCGCTCGACGTGAGCTGGCGCGATTTCTTCGTCGACAAGCAGCTGCAGGGCGTGATCGAACTCGCGCTCGCCAACAACCGCGACCTGCGCGTGGCGGCGCTCAACATCGAGCGCGCACGCGCCCAGTACGGCATTGCGCGCGCGGGCCTGTTTCCGACCGTCGAGGCCGGCGCAGGCGGCAGCCGCTCGCGCACGCCGGGCAGCCTCTCGACCAGCGGCGAAGCGCGCATCTCCTCGCAGTACAGCGCCGACCTCGGCATGACAGCCTACGAACTCGACCTGTTCGGGCGCGTGCGCAACCTCAGCGAATCGGCGCTGCAGAGCTACTTCCAGACCGAGGAAACCCGGCGCAGCACGCAGATCAGCTTGGTGGCGTCCGTGGCCACGGCCTGGCTGCAACTGGCCGCGGACGAGCAGCGCCTGGCGCTCGCGCGCAGCACGCTGGAGAGCCAGCGCAAGTCCTACGACCTGATCCAGCGCAGCCATGCGCTGGGCTCGCAATCGGGGCTGGCCCTCGCGCAGTCGCAAAGCACAGTCGAAGCCGCGCGGGCCGATGCAGCCGCGTTCGACAGCCTGGTGGAACAGGACCGCAACGCGCTCACCCTGCTGGTCGGCACCACGCCGCCGGCCGAACTGCTGCCGACCACGGCGACGACCGAAGCCGCGCAACTGCTCGTGCCACCGGCCGGCCTCTCGTCGAGCGTGCTGCAGCAGCGCCCCGACGTCCGCGCCGCCGAGCACGCCCTTCGCGCAAGCAACGCCGACATCGGCGCGGCGCGCGCCGCCTTCTTTCCGCGCATCGCGCTCACGGCGTCGGCGGGCACGGCAAGCAGCACGCTCTCGGGCCTGTTCACCAGCGGCAGCAAGGCATGGAGCTTTGCGCCTTCGGTGAGCGTGCCGATCTTCGACGGCGGCGCGAACCGCTCGAACCTGAAGGTGGCCGAGGCGCAGCAGAAGATCCAGCTCGCGACCTACGAGAAGACCGTGCAGACGGCCTTCCGCGAAGTGGCCGACGCGCTGGCCGAGCGCCGCACGCTGGCCGAACGGCTCGATGCGCAGCGCTCGCTGCTGGGCGCGACCTCGCGCAGCTTCGAGTTGTCGCAGTCGCTCTTCAGGAGCGGCGCGACGAGCTTCCTTGATGTGCTGGATGCGCAGCGCGCGCACTACGCGGCGCAGCAGACGCTGATCGGCCTGCAGCTCACCGAGCAGACCAACCGGCTCACGATCTACAGGACGCTGGGCGGCGGCTGGAGCGAGGGCGCGGACGGGAACGGCTAG
- a CDS encoding efflux RND transporter permease subunit produces the protein MAQFFIDRPIFAWVLSIVVMLAGLMAIRTLPLEQYPDIAPPRVSINATYTGASAKTVEDSVTQVIEQQMKGLDNLLYMQSTSNSSGVARLSLTFNAGTNIDVAQMQVQNKLQQAMSRLPQQVQSRGVTVTKGGNDFLLIVSMYSGDGSASAVDVGDYISSNLVDVISRIDGVGEVQTLGTGYAMRLWLDPDKLRKYALMPSDVGNAITAQNAQVSAGQLGALPAGAQQQLNATITARSKLQTVSQFENVVLRATPDGAVVRLRDVARVELGAENLTVRSQLGGRPGAGLGVVLADGANAVQVAEAVKAKVAELQPLFPNQLQTFVSYDTTPFVSASIDEVVKALAEAMLLVVLVMYVFLQNFRATLIPAIAVPVVLLGTFGVLSMAGYSINTLTMFGMVLAIGLLVDDAIVVVENVERVMHEEGLSPKEATRKSMAEITPALVGIALVLSAVFIPMAFFGGSTGVIYRQFSITIVSAMALSVFVALTLTPALCATLLKPVAKGQHAVARRGVLGAVDRFFAGFNRNFDKGADRYQGVVGGIVRRGKRSLVVYLLIAAAMAVLFMRLPTSFLPDEDQAFLQVQVTLPPGASDARLQPVVTQMQDYFTKQPEVVSVNVITGQNGDQSSARAFVKLKDWAEREGDGQSAAALARRANKDLSTIRDARVFVLLPPAVRGLGANAGFNFHLKDINGLGHDALVKARDQAIELLSKRSDVVVNVRSNNLDDTPQFAVDIDDARAGAASLATADIDSTLSSAMGGTYINDFLDNGRVKRVYMQGDTAFRMLPADIDRWSVRNSLGQMVPFPAFSSSRWTYGSPQLQRYNGSPSYEFVGDAAPGVSSGDAMAAVDEVMKQMPAGIGYEWTGASFQERLSGAQAPVLYAISILFVFLCLAALYESWSVPFSVILVVPLGIVGALLFTSFRGLSNDVYFQVGLLTTVGLSSKNAILIVEFAKQLQEQGKGVIEATLEAVRLRLRPILMTSLAFGFGVLPLAIGTGAGAGGRQSIGTAVLGGMVVGTALGIFFVPLFFALIRGWLEGRRKPAKAEVTDALPATTAEQGGH, from the coding sequence ATGGCCCAGTTCTTCATCGACCGCCCCATCTTCGCGTGGGTGCTCTCCATCGTCGTCATGCTCGCGGGGTTGATGGCGATCCGCACGCTGCCTCTGGAGCAATACCCCGACATCGCGCCACCGCGCGTGTCGATCAACGCCACCTACACCGGCGCCTCGGCCAAGACGGTCGAAGACTCGGTCACCCAGGTCATCGAGCAACAGATGAAGGGGCTGGACAACCTGCTCTACATGCAGTCGACCAGCAACTCCTCGGGCGTGGCGCGCCTGTCGCTCACCTTCAACGCGGGCACCAACATCGACGTGGCCCAGATGCAGGTGCAGAACAAGCTGCAGCAGGCCATGTCGCGCCTGCCGCAGCAGGTGCAAAGCCGCGGCGTCACCGTCACCAAGGGCGGCAACGACTTCCTGCTGATCGTCTCGATGTACTCGGGCGACGGCAGCGCTTCCGCGGTGGACGTGGGCGACTACATCAGCAGCAACCTGGTCGACGTGATCAGCCGCATCGACGGCGTGGGCGAGGTGCAGACACTGGGCACCGGCTACGCGATGCGCCTCTGGCTCGACCCCGACAAGTTGCGCAAGTACGCGCTGATGCCCTCGGATGTGGGCAACGCCATCACCGCGCAGAACGCGCAGGTCTCGGCCGGCCAGTTGGGCGCACTGCCCGCCGGCGCGCAGCAGCAGCTCAACGCCACCATCACCGCGCGCAGCAAGCTGCAGACGGTTTCGCAGTTCGAGAACGTGGTGCTGCGCGCCACGCCCGACGGCGCTGTGGTGCGCCTGCGCGACGTGGCGCGCGTCGAGCTTGGCGCCGAGAACCTCACTGTGCGCTCGCAGCTCGGCGGCCGTCCCGGCGCGGGCCTGGGCGTGGTGCTGGCCGACGGCGCCAACGCGGTGCAGGTGGCCGAGGCGGTGAAGGCCAAGGTGGCCGAGCTGCAGCCGCTCTTTCCGAACCAGCTGCAGACCTTCGTGAGCTATGACACCACGCCCTTCGTGAGCGCGTCCATCGACGAGGTGGTGAAGGCGCTGGCCGAGGCCATGCTGCTGGTCGTGCTGGTGATGTACGTCTTTCTGCAGAACTTCCGCGCGACGCTGATCCCGGCCATTGCGGTGCCGGTGGTGCTGCTGGGCACCTTCGGCGTGCTCTCCATGGCCGGCTATTCGATCAACACGCTCACCATGTTCGGCATGGTGCTGGCCATCGGCCTTTTGGTGGACGACGCCATCGTGGTGGTGGAAAACGTCGAGCGCGTGATGCATGAAGAAGGCCTCTCGCCCAAGGAGGCCACGCGCAAGTCGATGGCCGAGATCACGCCCGCGCTCGTGGGCATCGCGCTGGTGCTGTCGGCGGTGTTCATCCCGATGGCCTTCTTCGGCGGCTCGACCGGCGTGATCTACCGGCAGTTCTCGATCACCATCGTCTCGGCGATGGCGCTGTCGGTGTTCGTGGCGCTCACGCTCACGCCGGCGCTGTGCGCGACGCTGCTCAAGCCCGTGGCCAAGGGCCAGCACGCGGTGGCCCGACGCGGCGTGCTGGGCGCGGTCGACCGCTTCTTCGCGGGCTTCAACCGCAACTTCGACAAGGGCGCCGACCGCTACCAGGGCGTGGTGGGCGGCATCGTGCGGCGCGGCAAGCGCAGCCTTGTGGTGTACCTGCTGATCGCGGCCGCGATGGCGGTGCTGTTCATGCGCCTGCCCACCTCCTTCCTGCCCGACGAGGACCAGGCCTTTTTGCAGGTGCAGGTGACGCTGCCGCCGGGCGCCTCGGACGCGCGTCTGCAGCCGGTGGTCACGCAGATGCAGGACTACTTCACCAAGCAACCCGAGGTGGTGAGCGTGAACGTCATCACCGGGCAGAACGGCGACCAGAGTTCGGCGCGCGCCTTCGTGAAACTCAAGGACTGGGCCGAGCGCGAAGGCGACGGGCAATCGGCCGCCGCGCTCGCGCGCCGCGCCAACAAGGACCTTTCGACCATCCGCGATGCGCGCGTGTTCGTGCTGCTGCCGCCGGCGGTGCGCGGGCTGGGCGCCAACGCGGGCTTCAACTTCCACCTGAAGGACATCAACGGCCTCGGCCACGACGCGCTGGTGAAGGCACGCGACCAGGCCATCGAGCTGCTCTCCAAGCGCTCCGACGTGGTCGTGAACGTGCGCAGCAACAACCTGGACGACACGCCGCAGTTCGCGGTGGACATCGACGATGCACGCGCCGGCGCGGCGAGCCTCGCCACGGCCGACATCGACAGCACGCTCTCCAGCGCGATGGGCGGCACCTACATCAACGACTTCCTGGACAACGGCCGCGTGAAGCGCGTGTACATGCAGGGCGACACCGCCTTTCGCATGCTGCCCGCCGACATCGATCGCTGGAGCGTTCGCAACAGCCTCGGGCAGATGGTGCCGTTCCCCGCGTTCTCGAGTTCGCGCTGGACCTACGGCTCGCCGCAGCTGCAGCGCTACAACGGCAGCCCGAGCTACGAGTTCGTGGGCGATGCCGCGCCGGGCGTGAGCTCGGGCGACGCCATGGCCGCGGTAGACGAGGTGATGAAGCAGATGCCCGCCGGCATCGGCTACGAATGGACCGGCGCGTCTTTCCAGGAGCGGCTCTCGGGCGCGCAGGCGCCTGTGCTCTACGCGATCTCGATCCTCTTCGTGTTCCTGTGCCTCGCGGCGCTGTACGAGAGCTGGTCGGTGCCGTTCTCGGTGATCCTGGTGGTGCCGCTGGGCATCGTGGGCGCGCTGCTGTTCACCAGCTTTCGGGGCCTGAGCAACGACGTGTACTTCCAGGTCGGCCTGCTGACGACGGTGGGGCTCTCGTCGAAGAACGCGATCCTGATCGTGGAGTTCGCCAAGCAGTTGCAGGAGCAGGGCAAGGGCGTGATCGAGGCGACGCTGGAAGCGGTGCGCCTGCGGCTGCGGCCCATCCTGATGACCTCGCTGGCGTTCGGCTTCGGCGTGCTGCCGCTGGCCATCGGCACCGGCGCGGGCGCGGGCGGCCGCCAGTCGATCGGCACCGCGGTGCTGGGCGGCATGGTGGTGGGCACCGCGCTCGGCATCTTCTTCGTGCCGCTGTTCTTCGCGCTGATCCGCGGGTGGCTGGAGGGAAGGCGTAAGCCGGCGAAGGCCGAAGTGACGGACGCATTGCCGGCGACCACCGCGGAACAGGGAGGCCACTGA
- a CDS encoding efflux RND transporter periplasmic adaptor subunit has protein sequence MPDHTRSRFALLVTALAIAALAGCSRTSVEAPGTAKAAAAAPEKEVGAVTLKHEPLALSTELPGRTAAPVIAEIRPQVGGILKERLFTEGSQVKAGQVLYQLDPASLQAAHASAQASVRKAESALATARTVAKRNSELVKIDAISRQVFDESQAAEQQAEADLGVARAAEQTARIQLGYTRITSPITGWAELSTVTPGALVTANQAAAMTTVQQLDPIHVHVTQSSSELLRLKRELASGRLQRANNAEASIQLLLEDGSKYPHAGRLTFSGVTVDAGTGSVTLRAVVPNPDRLLMPGMYVRAVLQEGVNQAALLVPQQAVTRAPDGSASALVIDIENKVAKRPITVGRAVGTQWQVLDGLAAGDRVMMEGSQRVKVGDKVRVVDLGAKPVTSPVAIAKPDAASATLAR, from the coding sequence ATGCCTGACCACACCCGCTCCCGCTTCGCCCTGCTTGTTACAGCCCTGGCCATCGCCGCGCTCGCAGGGTGTTCACGCACCAGCGTGGAGGCGCCCGGCACCGCCAAGGCGGCCGCCGCCGCACCAGAAAAGGAAGTCGGCGCCGTCACCCTGAAGCACGAGCCCCTCGCCCTGAGCACCGAACTCCCCGGCCGCACCGCCGCGCCGGTCATCGCCGAGATCCGCCCGCAGGTCGGCGGCATCCTCAAGGAACGGCTCTTTACAGAAGGCTCGCAGGTCAAGGCCGGACAGGTGCTCTACCAGCTCGACCCGGCCTCGCTGCAGGCAGCCCATGCGAGCGCGCAGGCCAGCGTGCGCAAGGCCGAATCGGCTCTGGCCACGGCCCGCACGGTGGCCAAGCGCAACTCCGAGCTGGTGAAGATCGACGCCATCAGCCGCCAGGTGTTCGACGAATCGCAGGCCGCCGAGCAGCAGGCCGAAGCCGACCTCGGCGTGGCCCGCGCGGCCGAGCAGACCGCGCGCATCCAGTTGGGCTACACGCGCATCACCTCGCCGATCACCGGCTGGGCCGAACTCTCGACCGTGACCCCGGGCGCGCTGGTCACAGCCAACCAGGCGGCGGCCATGACCACCGTGCAGCAGCTCGATCCGATCCATGTGCATGTCACGCAGTCGAGCAGCGAGCTCTTGCGCCTGAAGCGCGAACTCGCCAGCGGCCGGCTGCAGCGCGCGAACAATGCCGAGGCGAGCATCCAGCTGCTGCTCGAAGACGGCAGCAAGTACCCGCATGCCGGGCGCCTGACCTTCAGCGGCGTCACGGTCGATGCGGGCACCGGCAGCGTCACGCTGCGTGCGGTGGTTCCCAACCCCGACCGGCTGCTGATGCCCGGCATGTACGTGCGCGCGGTGCTGCAGGAAGGCGTGAACCAGGCCGCGCTGCTGGTGCCGCAGCAGGCCGTCACGCGCGCGCCGGACGGCAGCGCCTCGGCGCTGGTGATCGACATCGAGAACAAGGTCGCCAAACGCCCGATCACCGTGGGCCGCGCGGTCGGCACGCAATGGCAGGTGCTCGACGGCCTCGCAGCGGGCGACCGCGTGATGATGGAAGGCTCGCAGCGCGTGAAGGTCGGCGACAAGGTGCGCGTGGTCGATCTCGGCGCGAAGCCGGTCACAAGCCCGGTGGCCATCGCCAAGCCCGACGCCGCTTCAGCAACGCTCGCGCGCTGA
- a CDS encoding rhomboid family protein codes for MFYAIPLENKPSWRNPPWLTVLLILVNMIVWWGPQTSEENGRERAGQYYVKSALPALELPPFVEWLKKTDAKRGKLGERMLKAEAYEQLIQAMKHDRAFQKKLKAEEIITPTHPQYAEWKRDRQQYESMLPAPFTERWAQDYGKDAGFSKPWTLITSAFLHGSTGHLLGNMLFLFLFGASVELALGRSTYLTFYLLGCVGASALAAWAYAGKGSYGLGASGGVSALMGMYAVMYRLRRIRFFYQLFFYFNYVSAPALLLLPAWIVNELMQHWLADEGVAYMAHLGGLLTGAALMAGAMLLGRVKTPETVKSEMVNDDDRFDAHVAAARRLGAAMKFEQAAAEWRAAAALHPGDTDTLRAWFNTARLQPASEDFHQAARRIFRLPATDAETIALQHASYRTYLDQAKPGLRLKPDDMARLARRFARIREFGDADMLCRILLKTAPDHPQLADTLSVCANGLLHAGEREKAIGLLPHLLRLAPNDMVTRALQRA; via the coding sequence GTGTTCTACGCCATCCCGCTCGAGAACAAACCGAGCTGGCGCAATCCACCGTGGCTGACGGTGCTGCTGATCCTCGTCAACATGATCGTCTGGTGGGGGCCGCAGACCAGCGAAGAGAACGGCCGCGAGCGCGCTGGCCAGTACTACGTGAAGAGCGCGCTGCCCGCGCTGGAACTGCCGCCCTTCGTGGAGTGGCTGAAGAAGACCGACGCGAAGCGCGGCAAGCTGGGCGAGCGCATGTTGAAGGCCGAGGCCTACGAGCAGTTGATCCAGGCCATGAAACACGACCGGGCCTTCCAGAAGAAGCTGAAGGCCGAAGAGATCATCACGCCCACCCATCCGCAGTACGCCGAGTGGAAGCGCGACCGCCAGCAGTACGAGTCGATGCTGCCCGCCCCCTTCACCGAGCGCTGGGCGCAGGACTACGGCAAGGACGCCGGGTTCAGCAAGCCCTGGACGCTCATCACCTCGGCCTTCCTGCACGGCAGCACCGGCCACCTGCTGGGCAACATGCTGTTCCTCTTCCTGTTCGGCGCCTCGGTCGAGCTGGCCCTGGGCCGCAGCACCTACCTCACGTTTTACCTGCTGGGCTGCGTGGGCGCCTCGGCGCTGGCCGCCTGGGCCTACGCGGGCAAGGGCTCCTATGGGCTGGGCGCCTCGGGCGGGGTCTCGGCGCTGATGGGCATGTACGCGGTGATGTATCGGCTGCGGCGCATCCGCTTTTTCTACCAGCTGTTCTTCTATTTCAACTACGTCAGCGCACCGGCCCTGCTCCTGCTGCCGGCCTGGATCGTCAACGAACTGATGCAGCACTGGCTCGCCGACGAAGGCGTTGCCTACATGGCGCATTTGGGTGGACTGCTCACCGGCGCCGCGCTGATGGCCGGCGCCATGCTGCTCGGCCGCGTGAAGACGCCCGAGACGGTGAAGTCGGAAATGGTGAACGACGACGACCGCTTCGATGCGCACGTGGCCGCTGCCCGTCGGCTGGGTGCCGCGATGAAGTTCGAGCAGGCCGCCGCCGAATGGCGTGCCGCCGCGGCGCTGCACCCCGGCGACACCGACACGCTGCGCGCCTGGTTCAACACCGCGCGCCTGCAGCCCGCGAGCGAAGACTTCCACCAGGCCGCGCGCCGCATCTTCCGCCTGCCCGCGACCGATGCCGAGACGATCGCCCTGCAGCACGCCAGCTACCGTACCTACCTCGACCAGGCCAAGCCGGGCCTGCGCCTGAAGCCCGACGACATGGCGCGGCTCGCGCGCCGGTTCGCGCGCATCCGCGAGTTCGGCGATGCCGACATGCTGTGCCGCATCCTGCTGAAGACGGCGCCTGACCATCCGCAGCTGGCCGACACGCTCTCGGTGTGCGCCAACGGCCTGCTGCACGCGGGCGAGCGCGAGAAGGCGATCGGCCTCTTGCCGCACCTGCTGCGGCTCGCGCCCAACGACATGGTCACGCGCGCCCTGCAGCGCGCCTGA
- the argH gene encoding argininosuccinate lyase, translating to MTQNQLDKKSEAWSALFSEPMSDLVKRYTSSVFFDKRLWQADIEGSLAHAGMLAAQGIIQKQDHAEIERGMAQIRSEIESGAFEWKLDLEDVHLNIEARLTQLVGDAGKRLHTGRSRNDQVATDVRLWLRGEIDLIGDLLTELQKALVDIAEKNVEVILPGFTHLQVAQPVSFGHHMLAYVEMFSRDAERMGEVRKRVNRLPLGAAALAGTSYPLDRELVAKTLNMDGVCQNSLDAVSDRDFAIEFTAAASLCMVHISRMSEELILWMSQNFGFIQIADRFTTGSSIMPQKKNPDVPELARGKTGRVVGHLMALITLMKGQPLAYNKDNQEDKEPLFDTVDTLKDTLRIFAEMIGGITVKPEAMEAAALRGYATATDLADYLVKKGLPFRDAHETVAHAVKAATSHKVDLAELPLAVLQQFNPNIEKDVYDVLSLRGSLNARNILGGTAPAQVKAQIARHRKRLG from the coding sequence ATGACCCAAAACCAACTCGACAAGAAATCCGAAGCCTGGTCGGCCCTTTTCTCCGAACCGATGAGCGACCTGGTGAAGCGCTACACCTCCAGCGTCTTCTTCGACAAGCGCCTCTGGCAGGCCGACATCGAGGGCTCCCTCGCCCATGCCGGCATGCTCGCCGCCCAAGGGATCATCCAGAAGCAGGACCACGCCGAAATCGAGCGTGGGATGGCGCAGATTCGCAGCGAAATCGAATCCGGTGCCTTCGAGTGGAAGCTCGACCTGGAAGACGTGCACCTGAACATCGAGGCGCGCCTCACGCAGCTCGTCGGCGACGCCGGCAAGCGCCTGCACACCGGCCGCAGCCGCAACGACCAGGTCGCCACCGACGTGCGCCTCTGGCTGCGCGGCGAGATCGACCTCATCGGCGACCTGCTCACCGAACTGCAGAAGGCCCTGGTGGACATCGCCGAGAAGAACGTCGAGGTGATCCTCCCCGGCTTCACCCACCTGCAGGTGGCCCAGCCGGTGAGCTTTGGCCACCACATGCTGGCGTACGTGGAAATGTTCAGCCGCGATGCCGAGCGCATGGGCGAGGTGCGCAAGCGCGTCAACCGCCTGCCGCTGGGCGCCGCCGCCCTTGCCGGCACCAGCTACCCGCTCGACCGCGAACTGGTCGCGAAGACCCTGAACATGGACGGCGTCTGCCAGAACAGCCTGGATGCCGTGAGCGACCGCGACTTCGCGATCGAATTCACCGCCGCGGCGAGCCTGTGCATGGTGCACATCAGCCGCATGAGCGAAGAACTCATCCTGTGGATGAGCCAGAACTTCGGCTTCATCCAGATCGCCGACCGCTTCACGACCGGCTCGTCGATCATGCCGCAGAAGAAGAACCCCGACGTGCCTGAGCTGGCGCGCGGCAAGACCGGCCGCGTGGTCGGCCACCTGATGGCGCTCATCACGCTCATGAAGGGCCAGCCGCTGGCCTACAACAAGGACAACCAGGAAGACAAGGAGCCGCTGTTCGACACCGTCGACACGCTCAAGGACACCCTGCGCATCTTTGCCGAGATGATCGGCGGCATCACCGTGAAGCCCGAGGCAATGGAAGCCGCGGCGTTGCGCGGCTACGCCACCGCCACCGACCTGGCCGACTACCTCGTGAAGAAGGGCCTGCCCTTCCGCGACGCGCACGAAACCGTCGCGCACGCCGTGAAGGCGGCGACGTCGCACAAGGTCGACCTCGCCGAGCTGCCGCTCGCGGTGCTGCAGCAGTTCAACCCGAACATCGAGAAGGACGTGTACGACGTGCTGAGCCTGCGCGGCTCGCTGAACGCACGCAACATCCTCGGCGGCACCGCGCCTGCGCAGGTGAAGGCGCAGATCGCGCGCCACCGCAAGCGCCTGGGCTGA
- a CDS encoding sensor histidine kinase → MRNPAILSATSGSTPPTPSERARAPLRAEPSLFDACQIGVVLRTVVFVEVVVAIAALFVISTPGEWLVQTATVTGGALPATLLWLVTACGLKKQLRRLPRQWQYVAGALLGALASLYGCGLLRLTGVLANAPWLASGLAGALFAGLVMTAMALRARGQTPAATTARLEELQSRIRPHFLFNTLNSAIALVREEPAKAETMLEDLAELFRQALADPGESGTLADEIALAERYLAIEQVRFGDRLRIRWDLDAAASNARLPPLLLQPLVENAIKHGVEPSPEGAKLRIRTERRGSMVVIEVVNSLPPLRWADEPLPRGHGIALANVRDRLRLLHDMQMQFSAGMDQKNYRVRIAIPAESS, encoded by the coding sequence ATGCGCAACCCGGCGATTTTATCGGCCACCTCTGGCTCCACGCCCCCGACGCCGTCGGAGAGGGCTCGCGCGCCCCTGCGCGCCGAGCCGTCGCTGTTCGATGCCTGCCAGATCGGCGTGGTGCTGCGCACCGTGGTGTTCGTGGAGGTGGTGGTCGCCATCGCCGCGCTCTTCGTGATCTCCACGCCCGGCGAATGGCTGGTGCAGACCGCCACCGTCACCGGCGGCGCCTTGCCTGCCACGCTGCTCTGGCTGGTGACGGCCTGCGGGCTCAAGAAGCAATTGCGGCGTTTGCCGCGCCAGTGGCAGTACGTGGCCGGCGCCTTGCTGGGCGCGCTGGCCTCTCTTTACGGCTGCGGCCTCTTGCGCCTGACCGGCGTGCTCGCCAATGCGCCGTGGCTGGCCAGCGGGCTGGCCGGCGCGCTGTTCGCAGGGCTCGTGATGACCGCGATGGCCCTGCGCGCACGCGGCCAGACGCCCGCCGCAACCACGGCCCGGCTCGAGGAACTGCAGTCGCGCATCCGCCCCCACTTTCTCTTCAACACGCTCAACAGCGCCATCGCCCTCGTGCGCGAGGAGCCCGCCAAGGCCGAGACCATGCTCGAAGACCTGGCCGAGCTGTTCCGCCAGGCGCTGGCCGACCCGGGCGAATCGGGCACGCTGGCCGACGAGATCGCGCTGGCCGAGCGCTACCTCGCCATCGAGCAGGTGCGCTTCGGAGACCGCCTCCGCATCCGCTGGGACCTCGATGCCGCCGCCAGCAATGCACGCCTGCCGCCGCTGTTGCTGCAGCCGCTGGTCGAGAACGCCATCAAGCACGGCGTGGAGCCCAGCCCCGAGGGCGCCAAGCTGCGCATCCGCACCGAGCGGCGCGGCAGCATGGTCGTGATCGAGGTGGTCAACAGCCTGCCGCCGCTGCGCTGGGCCGACGAGCCGCTGCCGCGCGGCCACGGCATCGCGCTGGCCAACGTGCGCGACCGGCTGCGCCTGCTGCACGACATGCAGATGCAGTTCAGCGCCGGCATGGACCAGAAAAACTACCGGGTGCGCATCGCGATCCCCGCCGAATCATCATGA
- a CDS encoding LytR/AlgR family response regulator transcription factor has protein sequence MTLKTLIVDDEALARSRMRTLLRDCTTPAAEVVAEASQGAEAQQHLATMDLDLVLLDVHMPGVDGIEVARALRSNPDAPAVVFVTAHATHAVTAFELDAVDYLTKPVRAERLQQALLKAERFLKERRALQADAAPETVLIQDRGRAERVPLSEVLYLKSEYKYLTVRTATRSHILDGSLNEFEERYPNRFLRVHRNALVARSAIRALEKYDDGEDAEGWALRLDAIPEPVAVSRRQLAAVREVLKETR, from the coding sequence ATGACCCTCAAGACCCTCATCGTCGACGACGAAGCCCTGGCGCGCTCCCGCATGCGCACCCTGCTGCGCGACTGCACCACGCCCGCCGCCGAGGTGGTGGCCGAGGCCTCGCAGGGCGCCGAGGCGCAGCAGCACCTGGCCACGATGGACCTCGACCTCGTGCTGCTCGACGTGCACATGCCCGGCGTCGACGGCATCGAGGTGGCGCGCGCGCTGCGCAGCAACCCCGATGCGCCGGCCGTGGTGTTCGTCACCGCGCATGCGACGCACGCGGTCACCGCCTTCGAGCTCGACGCGGTCGACTACCTGACCAAGCCGGTGCGCGCCGAGCGGCTGCAGCAGGCGCTGCTGAAGGCCGAGCGCTTCCTGAAGGAGCGCCGCGCGCTGCAGGCCGATGCCGCCCCCGAGACCGTGCTGATCCAGGACCGCGGCCGCGCCGAGCGTGTGCCGCTCTCCGAGGTGCTGTACCTGAAGTCGGAATACAAGTACCTCACCGTGCGCACCGCCACGCGCAGCCACATCCTCGATGGCTCGCTCAACGAGTTCGAGGAGCGCTATCCGAACCGCTTTCTGCGGGTGCATCGCAATGCGCTGGTGGCCCGCTCGGCCATCCGCGCGCTCGAGAAATACGACGACGGCGAAGACGCCGAAGGCTGGGCCCTCCGGCTGGATGCGATTCCCGAACCCGTCGCGGTGTCGCGGCGCCAACTTGCCGCAGTGCGCGAAGTGCTCAAGGAAACGCGATGA